The Synchiropus splendidus isolate RoL2022-P1 chromosome 1, RoL_Sspl_1.0, whole genome shotgun sequence genome includes a window with the following:
- the LOC128770239 gene encoding protein EFR3 homolog B-like isoform X1, whose translation MPGAVTFPSLPQGVTMASLARRLSPPALPHNIPVPSLPSLPSMPRGLLLRRTATMPNVSNAEWRMVRECFGVLDHQPSSGLCGCCWALRPRFKRLVDNIFPEDPEDGLVQANMEKLTFFALSAPEKLDRIAAYLSERLTRELNRHRYGYVCIAMEAMEQLLLACHCQSINLLVESFLSTLRLLLEADKPHLHILATNSFVKFANIEEDTPSYHRSYDFFVSRFSQMCHSKHEDIDVQNRTRVSGIKGLQGVVRKTVDDELQVNIWEPCHMEQIVPALLVNLEQHTHAESSGSPAEQTEVCFRELFSRAAYGHINNAIRPVLMHLDVHNLWEGRTFAVRCFQIIMFSIQSQHSHLVIQQLLGHLDANSRSSASVRAGIVEVLSEAAIIEATGSVGPTVLEVFNTLLRQLRQSVDYQLTGYHDSAGQLRTSSEGEELVQEVVIRTIGSFANMLPVYQRSEVMLFIMGKIPVPGIYPALGSPTTGFEGSRMIQVMLLKSLLQVSQRYENSNLLVALPSSFLQPLLSFTLMEDPEIRLLVLFILTSLIDRHRNRHTLSFSVGLTASSLKMKEDHSSRQDVLFMRKHAQHLYRHIYLACKEENNAQSHYEALFTLLAVITVELCNDEVLVDLIRVVLALQELALSKQEGFSTLNRCGVHALCAAFFRLLAQLGPPPPFQHYIRQVIDTRKGNSPYLLPDVFSDSTKLPEEELKVDEACLFVQTQICEALAGSSYHTHVERFNILYTPQLTDDERLTKRKSVGDIVSLQLDPQISPQLPRKPQMEQITFETLKNAIDNRESEEEEVRKRRKLVEKFQTAPFEEIAAECGARASLLQSKLDHVFELIICPPPSPSGTVLSRSTPLHEMKFPDLCVY comes from the exons ATGCCAGGAGCAGTGACGTTTCCCAGCCTGCCACAGGGGGTGACCATGGCCTCACTCGCCAGACGCCTCAGTCCACCAGCTTTGCCCCATAACATCCCCGTGCCCTCCCTGCCCAGTTTACCCAGTATGCCGCGAGGGCTGTTGCTACGCAGGACAGCCACCATGCCAAACGTTTCCAATGCTGAGTGGAGGATGGTGCGAGAGTGCTTTGGCGTGTTGGACCACCAGCCTTCTTCAG GtctctgtggctgctgctgggCGCTGCGTCCACGCTTCAAGCGACTTGTTGACAACATTTTTCCAGAAGACCCAGAG gATGGTCTGGTGCAGGCCAACATGGAGAAGTTGACCTTTTTTGCGCTCTCTGCACCAGAAAAGTTGGACCGAATTGCCGCCTATCTGTCCGAGCGCCTTACCAGGGAACTGAACCGCCACCGTTACGG ATACGTATGTATTGCCATGGAGGccatggagcagctgctgctggcatGTCACTGTCAGAGCATCAACCTGCTGGTGGAGAGTTTCCTGAGCACTCTCCGACTGCTGCTGGAGGCAGACAAGCCACACTTGCACATCCTGGCTACCAATTCt TTTGTGAAGTTTGCCAACATCGAGGAGGACACACCATCCTATCATCGCAGCTACGACTTCTTTGTGTCTCGCTTCAGTCAAATGTGTCATTCCAAACATGAGGACATTGACGTGCAGAACAG AACTCGTGTGTCAGGTATCAAAGGACTGCAGGGCGTGGTGAGGAAGACGGTGGACGATGAGCTGCAGGTGAACATCTGGGAGCCTTGTCACATGGAGCAGATTGTTCCAGCCCTGCTTGTGAACTTGGAgcagcacacacatgcagagag TAGCGGGTCTCCAGCTGAGCagactgaagtgtgtttcagGGAACTGTTTAGCCGAGCTGCTTATGGACACATTAACAACGCCATCCGGCCGGTGCTGAT GCATCTGGATGTTCACAATCTTTGGGAAGGCAGAACCTTTGCAGTGCGATGTTTCCAGATCATCATGTTCTCCATCCag TCTCAGCACTCTCATCTCGTGATTCAGCAGCTTCTGGGCCATTTGGATGCCAACAGTCGAAGTTCTGCTTCGGTGCGAGCTGGCATTGTGGAGGTTCTGTCGGAAGCTGCCATCATAGAAGCTACTGGATCAGTAG GACCTACAGTTTTGGAGGTTTTCAACACGCTACTGCGTCAGCTCCGCCAGAGTGTGGACTATCAGCTGACTGGTTACCATGACAGTGCAGGACAACTGCGGACCAGCAGTGAGGGAGAGGAGCTTGTACAGGAAGTGGTCATTCGCACCATTG GGTCATTCGCCAACATGCTGCCTGTATATCAAAGGTCGGAGGTCATGCTGTTCATCATGGGAAAGATCCCTGTTCCTGGTATCTACCCTGCTCTGGGCTCACCCACTACTGG GTTCGAAGGCAGCCGCATGATTCAGGTGATGCTACTCAAGTCTCTGCTGCAG GTTTCCCAGCGTTATGAAAACAGTAACCTGTTGGTGGCGCTGCCATCCTCCTTCCTGCAGCCACTACTCTCCTTCACCCTGATGGAAGATCCTGAGATACGGCTGCTGGTTCTTTTCATTCTCACGTCACTTATTGACCGTCACCGTAACAGACATACCCTGAGCTTCAG CGTCGGGCTCACTGCATCCTCATTGAAAATGAAGGAAGACCACAGCTCACGCCAGGATGTGTTATTCATGAGGAAG CACGCTCAGCATCTGTACAGACACATCTATCTGGCGTGTAAGGAGGAGAACAACGCTCAGAGTCACTACGAGGCTCTTTTCACCTTACTGGCTGTCATCACTGTGGAACTGTGCAATGATGAGGTTCTTGTTGACCTGATCCGAGTGGTCCTTGCACTCCAG GAGCTGGCTCTGTCCAAACAGGAGGGTTTCTCAACACTCAACCGCTGCGGTGTGCACGCGCTTTGTGCTGCTTTCTTCCGCCTCCTGGCTCAACTAGGTCCCCCACCTCCATTCCAGCACTACATCAGACAG GTGATTGACACCCGAAAGGGGAACTCTCCTTACCTTCTCCCTGATGTCTTCAGTGACTCCACCAA ACTTCCTGAGGAAGAGCTGAAGGTGGACGAGGCATGCTTGTTCGTCCAAACACAGATCTGTGAGGCTTTGGCAGGAAGTAGTTATCACACCCACGTGGAGCGGTTCAACATCCTGTACACACCTCAGCTCACAG aCGATGAACGTCTGACGAAGAGGAAGAGTGTTGGGGACATTGTGTCTTTGCAGCTGGACCCACAGATATCACCACAACTCCCTCGG AAACCTCAGATGGAGCAGATAACGTTTGAGACACTGAAGAATGCAATTG ACAACAGAGAaagtgaggaagaagaagtgagGAAGCGACGGAAGCTGGTGGAGAAGTTTCAAACCGCACCGTTTGAAGAGATTGCTGCTGAGTGTGGGGCCAGG GCGTCCCTGCTTCAGTCCAAACTGGATCATGTGTTCGAGCTCATCATCTGCCCGCCGCCATCCCCATCGGGCACCGTGCTGTCGCGTTCCACGCCATTGCATGAAATGAAGTTCCCTGATCTATGTGTCTACTAG
- the LOC128770239 gene encoding protein EFR3 homolog B-like isoform X2: protein MPGAVTFPSLPQGVTMASLARRLSPPALPHNIPVPSLPSLPSMPRGLLLRRTATMPNVSNAEWRMVRECFGVLDHQPSSGLCGCCWALRPRFKRLVDNIFPEDPEDGLVQANMEKLTFFALSAPEKLDRIAAYLSERLTRELNRHRYGYVCIAMEAMEQLLLACHCQSINLLVESFLSTLRLLLEADKPHLHILATNSFVKFANIEEDTPSYHRSYDFFVSRFSQMCHSKHEDIDVQNRTRVSGIKGLQGVVRKTVDDELQVNIWEPCHMEQIVPALLVNLEQHTHAESGSPAEQTEVCFRELFSRAAYGHINNAIRPVLMHLDVHNLWEGRTFAVRCFQIIMFSIQSQHSHLVIQQLLGHLDANSRSSASVRAGIVEVLSEAAIIEATGSVGPTVLEVFNTLLRQLRQSVDYQLTGYHDSAGQLRTSSEGEELVQEVVIRTIGSFANMLPVYQRSEVMLFIMGKIPVPGIYPALGSPTTGFEGSRMIQVMLLKSLLQVSQRYENSNLLVALPSSFLQPLLSFTLMEDPEIRLLVLFILTSLIDRHRNRHTLSFSVGLTASSLKMKEDHSSRQDVLFMRKHAQHLYRHIYLACKEENNAQSHYEALFTLLAVITVELCNDEVLVDLIRVVLALQELALSKQEGFSTLNRCGVHALCAAFFRLLAQLGPPPPFQHYIRQVIDTRKGNSPYLLPDVFSDSTKLPEEELKVDEACLFVQTQICEALAGSSYHTHVERFNILYTPQLTDDERLTKRKSVGDIVSLQLDPQISPQLPRKPQMEQITFETLKNAIDNRESEEEEVRKRRKLVEKFQTAPFEEIAAECGARASLLQSKLDHVFELIICPPPSPSGTVLSRSTPLHEMKFPDLCVY from the exons ATGCCAGGAGCAGTGACGTTTCCCAGCCTGCCACAGGGGGTGACCATGGCCTCACTCGCCAGACGCCTCAGTCCACCAGCTTTGCCCCATAACATCCCCGTGCCCTCCCTGCCCAGTTTACCCAGTATGCCGCGAGGGCTGTTGCTACGCAGGACAGCCACCATGCCAAACGTTTCCAATGCTGAGTGGAGGATGGTGCGAGAGTGCTTTGGCGTGTTGGACCACCAGCCTTCTTCAG GtctctgtggctgctgctgggCGCTGCGTCCACGCTTCAAGCGACTTGTTGACAACATTTTTCCAGAAGACCCAGAG gATGGTCTGGTGCAGGCCAACATGGAGAAGTTGACCTTTTTTGCGCTCTCTGCACCAGAAAAGTTGGACCGAATTGCCGCCTATCTGTCCGAGCGCCTTACCAGGGAACTGAACCGCCACCGTTACGG ATACGTATGTATTGCCATGGAGGccatggagcagctgctgctggcatGTCACTGTCAGAGCATCAACCTGCTGGTGGAGAGTTTCCTGAGCACTCTCCGACTGCTGCTGGAGGCAGACAAGCCACACTTGCACATCCTGGCTACCAATTCt TTTGTGAAGTTTGCCAACATCGAGGAGGACACACCATCCTATCATCGCAGCTACGACTTCTTTGTGTCTCGCTTCAGTCAAATGTGTCATTCCAAACATGAGGACATTGACGTGCAGAACAG AACTCGTGTGTCAGGTATCAAAGGACTGCAGGGCGTGGTGAGGAAGACGGTGGACGATGAGCTGCAGGTGAACATCTGGGAGCCTTGTCACATGGAGCAGATTGTTCCAGCCCTGCTTGTGAACTTGGAgcagcacacacatgcagagag CGGGTCTCCAGCTGAGCagactgaagtgtgtttcagGGAACTGTTTAGCCGAGCTGCTTATGGACACATTAACAACGCCATCCGGCCGGTGCTGAT GCATCTGGATGTTCACAATCTTTGGGAAGGCAGAACCTTTGCAGTGCGATGTTTCCAGATCATCATGTTCTCCATCCag TCTCAGCACTCTCATCTCGTGATTCAGCAGCTTCTGGGCCATTTGGATGCCAACAGTCGAAGTTCTGCTTCGGTGCGAGCTGGCATTGTGGAGGTTCTGTCGGAAGCTGCCATCATAGAAGCTACTGGATCAGTAG GACCTACAGTTTTGGAGGTTTTCAACACGCTACTGCGTCAGCTCCGCCAGAGTGTGGACTATCAGCTGACTGGTTACCATGACAGTGCAGGACAACTGCGGACCAGCAGTGAGGGAGAGGAGCTTGTACAGGAAGTGGTCATTCGCACCATTG GGTCATTCGCCAACATGCTGCCTGTATATCAAAGGTCGGAGGTCATGCTGTTCATCATGGGAAAGATCCCTGTTCCTGGTATCTACCCTGCTCTGGGCTCACCCACTACTGG GTTCGAAGGCAGCCGCATGATTCAGGTGATGCTACTCAAGTCTCTGCTGCAG GTTTCCCAGCGTTATGAAAACAGTAACCTGTTGGTGGCGCTGCCATCCTCCTTCCTGCAGCCACTACTCTCCTTCACCCTGATGGAAGATCCTGAGATACGGCTGCTGGTTCTTTTCATTCTCACGTCACTTATTGACCGTCACCGTAACAGACATACCCTGAGCTTCAG CGTCGGGCTCACTGCATCCTCATTGAAAATGAAGGAAGACCACAGCTCACGCCAGGATGTGTTATTCATGAGGAAG CACGCTCAGCATCTGTACAGACACATCTATCTGGCGTGTAAGGAGGAGAACAACGCTCAGAGTCACTACGAGGCTCTTTTCACCTTACTGGCTGTCATCACTGTGGAACTGTGCAATGATGAGGTTCTTGTTGACCTGATCCGAGTGGTCCTTGCACTCCAG GAGCTGGCTCTGTCCAAACAGGAGGGTTTCTCAACACTCAACCGCTGCGGTGTGCACGCGCTTTGTGCTGCTTTCTTCCGCCTCCTGGCTCAACTAGGTCCCCCACCTCCATTCCAGCACTACATCAGACAG GTGATTGACACCCGAAAGGGGAACTCTCCTTACCTTCTCCCTGATGTCTTCAGTGACTCCACCAA ACTTCCTGAGGAAGAGCTGAAGGTGGACGAGGCATGCTTGTTCGTCCAAACACAGATCTGTGAGGCTTTGGCAGGAAGTAGTTATCACACCCACGTGGAGCGGTTCAACATCCTGTACACACCTCAGCTCACAG aCGATGAACGTCTGACGAAGAGGAAGAGTGTTGGGGACATTGTGTCTTTGCAGCTGGACCCACAGATATCACCACAACTCCCTCGG AAACCTCAGATGGAGCAGATAACGTTTGAGACACTGAAGAATGCAATTG ACAACAGAGAaagtgaggaagaagaagtgagGAAGCGACGGAAGCTGGTGGAGAAGTTTCAAACCGCACCGTTTGAAGAGATTGCTGCTGAGTGTGGGGCCAGG GCGTCCCTGCTTCAGTCCAAACTGGATCATGTGTTCGAGCTCATCATCTGCCCGCCGCCATCCCCATCGGGCACCGTGCTGTCGCGTTCCACGCCATTGCATGAAATGAAGTTCCCTGATCTATGTGTCTACTAG
- the LOC128770239 gene encoding protein EFR3 homolog B-like isoform X3 — translation MPGAVTFPSLPQGVTMASLARRLSPPALPHNIPVPSLPSLPSMPRGLLLRRTATMPNVSNAEWRMVRECFGVLDHQPSSGLCGCCWALRPRFKRLVDNIFPEDPEDGLVQANMEKLTFFALSAPEKLDRIAAYLSERLTRELNRHRYGYVCIAMEAMEQLLLACHCQSINLLVESFLSTLRLLLEADKPHLHILATNSFVKFANIEEDTPSYHRSYDFFVSRFSQMCHSKHEDIDVQNRTRVSGIKGLQGVVRKTVDDELQVNIWEPCHMEQIVPALLVNLEQHTHAERHLDVHNLWEGRTFAVRCFQIIMFSIQSQHSHLVIQQLLGHLDANSRSSASVRAGIVEVLSEAAIIEATGSVGPTVLEVFNTLLRQLRQSVDYQLTGYHDSAGQLRTSSEGEELVQEVVIRTIGSFANMLPVYQRSEVMLFIMGKIPVPGIYPALGSPTTGFEGSRMIQVMLLKSLLQVSQRYENSNLLVALPSSFLQPLLSFTLMEDPEIRLLVLFILTSLIDRHRNRHTLSFSVGLTASSLKMKEDHSSRQDVLFMRKHAQHLYRHIYLACKEENNAQSHYEALFTLLAVITVELCNDEVLVDLIRVVLALQELALSKQEGFSTLNRCGVHALCAAFFRLLAQLGPPPPFQHYIRQVIDTRKGNSPYLLPDVFSDSTKLPEEELKVDEACLFVQTQICEALAGSSYHTHVERFNILYTPQLTDDERLTKRKSVGDIVSLQLDPQISPQLPRKPQMEQITFETLKNAIDNRESEEEEVRKRRKLVEKFQTAPFEEIAAECGARASLLQSKLDHVFELIICPPPSPSGTVLSRSTPLHEMKFPDLCVY, via the exons ATGCCAGGAGCAGTGACGTTTCCCAGCCTGCCACAGGGGGTGACCATGGCCTCACTCGCCAGACGCCTCAGTCCACCAGCTTTGCCCCATAACATCCCCGTGCCCTCCCTGCCCAGTTTACCCAGTATGCCGCGAGGGCTGTTGCTACGCAGGACAGCCACCATGCCAAACGTTTCCAATGCTGAGTGGAGGATGGTGCGAGAGTGCTTTGGCGTGTTGGACCACCAGCCTTCTTCAG GtctctgtggctgctgctgggCGCTGCGTCCACGCTTCAAGCGACTTGTTGACAACATTTTTCCAGAAGACCCAGAG gATGGTCTGGTGCAGGCCAACATGGAGAAGTTGACCTTTTTTGCGCTCTCTGCACCAGAAAAGTTGGACCGAATTGCCGCCTATCTGTCCGAGCGCCTTACCAGGGAACTGAACCGCCACCGTTACGG ATACGTATGTATTGCCATGGAGGccatggagcagctgctgctggcatGTCACTGTCAGAGCATCAACCTGCTGGTGGAGAGTTTCCTGAGCACTCTCCGACTGCTGCTGGAGGCAGACAAGCCACACTTGCACATCCTGGCTACCAATTCt TTTGTGAAGTTTGCCAACATCGAGGAGGACACACCATCCTATCATCGCAGCTACGACTTCTTTGTGTCTCGCTTCAGTCAAATGTGTCATTCCAAACATGAGGACATTGACGTGCAGAACAG AACTCGTGTGTCAGGTATCAAAGGACTGCAGGGCGTGGTGAGGAAGACGGTGGACGATGAGCTGCAGGTGAACATCTGGGAGCCTTGTCACATGGAGCAGATTGTTCCAGCCCTGCTTGTGAACTTGGAgcagcacacacatgcagagag GCATCTGGATGTTCACAATCTTTGGGAAGGCAGAACCTTTGCAGTGCGATGTTTCCAGATCATCATGTTCTCCATCCag TCTCAGCACTCTCATCTCGTGATTCAGCAGCTTCTGGGCCATTTGGATGCCAACAGTCGAAGTTCTGCTTCGGTGCGAGCTGGCATTGTGGAGGTTCTGTCGGAAGCTGCCATCATAGAAGCTACTGGATCAGTAG GACCTACAGTTTTGGAGGTTTTCAACACGCTACTGCGTCAGCTCCGCCAGAGTGTGGACTATCAGCTGACTGGTTACCATGACAGTGCAGGACAACTGCGGACCAGCAGTGAGGGAGAGGAGCTTGTACAGGAAGTGGTCATTCGCACCATTG GGTCATTCGCCAACATGCTGCCTGTATATCAAAGGTCGGAGGTCATGCTGTTCATCATGGGAAAGATCCCTGTTCCTGGTATCTACCCTGCTCTGGGCTCACCCACTACTGG GTTCGAAGGCAGCCGCATGATTCAGGTGATGCTACTCAAGTCTCTGCTGCAG GTTTCCCAGCGTTATGAAAACAGTAACCTGTTGGTGGCGCTGCCATCCTCCTTCCTGCAGCCACTACTCTCCTTCACCCTGATGGAAGATCCTGAGATACGGCTGCTGGTTCTTTTCATTCTCACGTCACTTATTGACCGTCACCGTAACAGACATACCCTGAGCTTCAG CGTCGGGCTCACTGCATCCTCATTGAAAATGAAGGAAGACCACAGCTCACGCCAGGATGTGTTATTCATGAGGAAG CACGCTCAGCATCTGTACAGACACATCTATCTGGCGTGTAAGGAGGAGAACAACGCTCAGAGTCACTACGAGGCTCTTTTCACCTTACTGGCTGTCATCACTGTGGAACTGTGCAATGATGAGGTTCTTGTTGACCTGATCCGAGTGGTCCTTGCACTCCAG GAGCTGGCTCTGTCCAAACAGGAGGGTTTCTCAACACTCAACCGCTGCGGTGTGCACGCGCTTTGTGCTGCTTTCTTCCGCCTCCTGGCTCAACTAGGTCCCCCACCTCCATTCCAGCACTACATCAGACAG GTGATTGACACCCGAAAGGGGAACTCTCCTTACCTTCTCCCTGATGTCTTCAGTGACTCCACCAA ACTTCCTGAGGAAGAGCTGAAGGTGGACGAGGCATGCTTGTTCGTCCAAACACAGATCTGTGAGGCTTTGGCAGGAAGTAGTTATCACACCCACGTGGAGCGGTTCAACATCCTGTACACACCTCAGCTCACAG aCGATGAACGTCTGACGAAGAGGAAGAGTGTTGGGGACATTGTGTCTTTGCAGCTGGACCCACAGATATCACCACAACTCCCTCGG AAACCTCAGATGGAGCAGATAACGTTTGAGACACTGAAGAATGCAATTG ACAACAGAGAaagtgaggaagaagaagtgagGAAGCGACGGAAGCTGGTGGAGAAGTTTCAAACCGCACCGTTTGAAGAGATTGCTGCTGAGTGTGGGGCCAGG GCGTCCCTGCTTCAGTCCAAACTGGATCATGTGTTCGAGCTCATCATCTGCCCGCCGCCATCCCCATCGGGCACCGTGCTGTCGCGTTCCACGCCATTGCATGAAATGAAGTTCCCTGATCTATGTGTCTACTAG
- the LOC128770239 gene encoding protein EFR3 homolog B-like isoform X4: protein MPGAVTFPSLPQGVTMASLARRLSPPALPHNIPVPSLPSLPSMPRGLLLRRTATMPNVSNAEWRMVRECFGVLDHQPSSGLCGCCWALRPRFKRLVDNIFPEDPEDGLVQANMEKLTFFALSAPEKLDRIAAYLSERLTRELNRHRYGYVCIAMEAMEQLLLACHCQSINLLVESFLSTLRLLLEADKPHLHILATNSFVKFANIEEDTPSYHRSYDFFVSRFSQMCHSKHEDIDVQNRTRVSGIKGLQGVVRKTVDDELQVNIWEPCHMEQIVPALLVNLEQHTHAESSGSPAEQTEVCFRELFSRAAYGHINNAIRPVLMHLDVHNLWEGRTFAVRCFQIIMFSIQSQHSHLVIQQLLGHLDANSRSSASVRAGIVEVLSEAAIIEATGSVGPTVLEVFNTLLRQLRQSVDYQLTGYHDSAGQLRTSSEGEELVQEVVIRTIGSFANMLPVYQRSEVMLFIMGKIPVPGIYPALGSPTTGFEGSRMIQVMLLKSLLQVSQRYENSNLLVALPSSFLQPLLSFTLMEDPEIRLLVLFILTSLIDRHRNRHTLSFSVGLTASSLKMKEDHSSRQDVLFMRKELALSKQEGFSTLNRCGVHALCAAFFRLLAQLGPPPPFQHYIRQVIDTRKGNSPYLLPDVFSDSTKLPEEELKVDEACLFVQTQICEALAGSSYHTHVERFNILYTPQLTDDERLTKRKSVGDIVSLQLDPQISPQLPRKPQMEQITFETLKNAIDNRESEEEEVRKRRKLVEKFQTAPFEEIAAECGARASLLQSKLDHVFELIICPPPSPSGTVLSRSTPLHEMKFPDLCVY, encoded by the exons ATGCCAGGAGCAGTGACGTTTCCCAGCCTGCCACAGGGGGTGACCATGGCCTCACTCGCCAGACGCCTCAGTCCACCAGCTTTGCCCCATAACATCCCCGTGCCCTCCCTGCCCAGTTTACCCAGTATGCCGCGAGGGCTGTTGCTACGCAGGACAGCCACCATGCCAAACGTTTCCAATGCTGAGTGGAGGATGGTGCGAGAGTGCTTTGGCGTGTTGGACCACCAGCCTTCTTCAG GtctctgtggctgctgctgggCGCTGCGTCCACGCTTCAAGCGACTTGTTGACAACATTTTTCCAGAAGACCCAGAG gATGGTCTGGTGCAGGCCAACATGGAGAAGTTGACCTTTTTTGCGCTCTCTGCACCAGAAAAGTTGGACCGAATTGCCGCCTATCTGTCCGAGCGCCTTACCAGGGAACTGAACCGCCACCGTTACGG ATACGTATGTATTGCCATGGAGGccatggagcagctgctgctggcatGTCACTGTCAGAGCATCAACCTGCTGGTGGAGAGTTTCCTGAGCACTCTCCGACTGCTGCTGGAGGCAGACAAGCCACACTTGCACATCCTGGCTACCAATTCt TTTGTGAAGTTTGCCAACATCGAGGAGGACACACCATCCTATCATCGCAGCTACGACTTCTTTGTGTCTCGCTTCAGTCAAATGTGTCATTCCAAACATGAGGACATTGACGTGCAGAACAG AACTCGTGTGTCAGGTATCAAAGGACTGCAGGGCGTGGTGAGGAAGACGGTGGACGATGAGCTGCAGGTGAACATCTGGGAGCCTTGTCACATGGAGCAGATTGTTCCAGCCCTGCTTGTGAACTTGGAgcagcacacacatgcagagag TAGCGGGTCTCCAGCTGAGCagactgaagtgtgtttcagGGAACTGTTTAGCCGAGCTGCTTATGGACACATTAACAACGCCATCCGGCCGGTGCTGAT GCATCTGGATGTTCACAATCTTTGGGAAGGCAGAACCTTTGCAGTGCGATGTTTCCAGATCATCATGTTCTCCATCCag TCTCAGCACTCTCATCTCGTGATTCAGCAGCTTCTGGGCCATTTGGATGCCAACAGTCGAAGTTCTGCTTCGGTGCGAGCTGGCATTGTGGAGGTTCTGTCGGAAGCTGCCATCATAGAAGCTACTGGATCAGTAG GACCTACAGTTTTGGAGGTTTTCAACACGCTACTGCGTCAGCTCCGCCAGAGTGTGGACTATCAGCTGACTGGTTACCATGACAGTGCAGGACAACTGCGGACCAGCAGTGAGGGAGAGGAGCTTGTACAGGAAGTGGTCATTCGCACCATTG GGTCATTCGCCAACATGCTGCCTGTATATCAAAGGTCGGAGGTCATGCTGTTCATCATGGGAAAGATCCCTGTTCCTGGTATCTACCCTGCTCTGGGCTCACCCACTACTGG GTTCGAAGGCAGCCGCATGATTCAGGTGATGCTACTCAAGTCTCTGCTGCAG GTTTCCCAGCGTTATGAAAACAGTAACCTGTTGGTGGCGCTGCCATCCTCCTTCCTGCAGCCACTACTCTCCTTCACCCTGATGGAAGATCCTGAGATACGGCTGCTGGTTCTTTTCATTCTCACGTCACTTATTGACCGTCACCGTAACAGACATACCCTGAGCTTCAG CGTCGGGCTCACTGCATCCTCATTGAAAATGAAGGAAGACCACAGCTCACGCCAGGATGTGTTATTCATGAGGAAG GAGCTGGCTCTGTCCAAACAGGAGGGTTTCTCAACACTCAACCGCTGCGGTGTGCACGCGCTTTGTGCTGCTTTCTTCCGCCTCCTGGCTCAACTAGGTCCCCCACCTCCATTCCAGCACTACATCAGACAG GTGATTGACACCCGAAAGGGGAACTCTCCTTACCTTCTCCCTGATGTCTTCAGTGACTCCACCAA ACTTCCTGAGGAAGAGCTGAAGGTGGACGAGGCATGCTTGTTCGTCCAAACACAGATCTGTGAGGCTTTGGCAGGAAGTAGTTATCACACCCACGTGGAGCGGTTCAACATCCTGTACACACCTCAGCTCACAG aCGATGAACGTCTGACGAAGAGGAAGAGTGTTGGGGACATTGTGTCTTTGCAGCTGGACCCACAGATATCACCACAACTCCCTCGG AAACCTCAGATGGAGCAGATAACGTTTGAGACACTGAAGAATGCAATTG ACAACAGAGAaagtgaggaagaagaagtgagGAAGCGACGGAAGCTGGTGGAGAAGTTTCAAACCGCACCGTTTGAAGAGATTGCTGCTGAGTGTGGGGCCAGG GCGTCCCTGCTTCAGTCCAAACTGGATCATGTGTTCGAGCTCATCATCTGCCCGCCGCCATCCCCATCGGGCACCGTGCTGTCGCGTTCCACGCCATTGCATGAAATGAAGTTCCCTGATCTATGTGTCTACTAG